In one Capricornis sumatraensis isolate serow.1 chromosome 1, serow.2, whole genome shotgun sequence genomic region, the following are encoded:
- the ZBTB34 gene encoding zinc finger and BTB domain-containing protein 34: MSVEMDSSSFIQFDVPEYSSTVLSQLNELRLQGKLCDIIVHIQGQPFRAHKAVLAASSPYFRDHSALSTMSGLSISVIKNPNVFEQLLSFCYTGRMSLQLKDVVSFLTAASFLQMQCVIDKCTQILESIHSKISVGGVDSVTVGAEETPESRNGVKDSSFFANPVEISPPYCSQVRQPTTSSDLRMETTPSKALRSSRLQEEGHSDRGSSGSVSEYEIQIEGDHEQGDLLGRESQITEVKVKMEKSDRPSCSDSSSLGDDGYHTEMVDGEQVVAVNVGSYGSVLQHAYSYCQAASQPAGGVSEAFGSLSNSSPSRSMLSCFRGGRARQKRALSVHLHSDLQGLVQGSDSEAVVNNPGFESSPRERSARGHWYPYNERLICIYCGKSFNQKGSLDRHMRLHMGITPFVCKFCGKKYTRKDQLEYHIRGHTDDKPFRCEICGKCFPFQGTLNQHLRKNHPGVAEVRSRMESPERTDVYAEQKLENDASASEMALDSRMEIHTVSDAPD, from the coding sequence ATGTCAGTAGAAATGGACAGCAGCAGTTTTATTCAGTTTGATGTGCCCGAGTACAGCAGCACCGTCCTGAGCCAGCTAAACGAACTCCGCCTGCAAGGAAAACTATGTGACATCATTGTCCACATTCAGGGTCAGCCATTCCGAGCCCACAAAGCCGTCCTCGCAGCCAGCTCCCCCTACTTCCGGGACCATTCAGCACTAAGTACCATGAGTGGCTTGTCAATATCAGTGATTAAAAACCCCAATGTGTTTGAACAGTTGCTTTCATTTTGTTACACTGGAAGAATGTCCTTGCAGCTGAAGGATGTTGTCAGTTTTCTGACAGCAGCTAGCTTTCTTCAGATGCAGTGTGTCATTGACAAGTGCACGCAGATCCTAGAGAGCATCCATTCAAAAATTAGTGTGGGAGGTGTGGACTCGGTGACCGTCGGTGCGGAAGAGACCCCGGAGAGCCGCAACGGAGTGAAAGACAGCAGCTTTTTTGCCAACCCGGTGGAGATCTCCCCACCATACTGCTCTCAGGTACGGCAGCCCACCACAAGCAGCGATCTGAGGATGGAGACCACACCCAGCAAAGCTCTGCGCAGCAGCCGTTTACAGGAGGAAGGGCACTCGGACCGAGGGAGCAGTGGGAGCGTCTCCGAGTACGAGATCCAAATCGAGGGGGACCATGAGCAAGGGGACCTGctggggagggagagccagaTCACCGAGGTGAAAGTGAAGATGGAGAAGTCCGACCGGCCCAGCTGTTCCGACAGCTCGTCCCTGGGAGACGACGGGTACCACACCGAGATGGTTGATGGGGAGCAAGTCGTGGCCGTGAACGTGGGTTCCTATGGTTCTGTGCTCCAGCACGCCTATTCCTACTGCCAGGCAGCCTCGCAGCCGGCCGGTGGTGTATCTGAGGCATTCGGAAGTTTGAGTAACTCCAGCCCGTCCAGATCCATGCTGAGCTGTTTCCGAGGAGGACGGGCCCGCCAGAAGCGGGCCCTGTCCGTCCACCTGCACAGTGATCTGCAGGGGCTGGTGCAGGGTTCCGACAGCGAGGCCGTGGTGAACAACCCGGGCTTCGAGAGCAGCCCCCGGGAGAGGAGCGCGCGAGGCCACTGGTACCCGTACAACGAGAGGTTGATTTGCATCTACTGCGGCAAGTCCTTCAACCAGAAAGGAAGTCTTGACAGGCACATGCGGCTCCACATGGGAATCACGCCCTTCGTGTGCAAGTTCTGCGGGAAGAAGTACACGCGGAAGGACCAGTTGGAGTACCACATCCGGGGCCATACCGACGACAAGCCGTTCCGCTGTGAGATCTGCGGGAAGTGCTTCCCTTTCCAAGGCACCCTCAACCAGCACCTGCGGAAAAACCACCCCGGCGTGGCGGAAGTCCGCAGTCGCATGGAATCCCCTGAGAGAACAGACGTGTATGCGGAACAGAAACTAGAAAACGATGCCTCGGCCTCAGAGATGGCCCTGGATTCCCGGATGGAAATTCACACGGTGTCCGATGCTCCTGAttaa